From the genome of Miscanthus floridulus cultivar M001 chromosome 10, ASM1932011v1, whole genome shotgun sequence, one region includes:
- the LOC136487553 gene encoding NAC transcription factor 29-like, whose amino-acid sequence MAMPSPSPSLSSRVVPNLNLPAGFRFHPTDEELIVHYLMNQVASIPCPVPIIAEVNIYQCNPWDLPAKAVFGKSEWYFFSPRDRKYPNGARPNRAAGSGYWKATGTDKAIMSTPTGQHIGVKKALVYYGGRPPRGVKTDWIMHEYLLVTAADGKTATAAKRRGGSMRLDDWVLCRIHKKSNDFQLPSDHQEQEQEGSSTVEQESPKPEPLEHDQFQFHQTTLTKSCSLTDLLNSIHYSALSQILDGPVDGSEALPQQNPPLIYPTTTHETHQALNYNNNNNFLNNNHLISLPHTNATACSADSVVANNCNNGVNKRKRMTTAAMNDGVESFDYGSNGFSSKPKVLPTDSRNSSHLGSTSSSSYCNQQVVDTSGLFQHSSLLSYPFLEMQ is encoded by the exons ATGGCCATGCCGAGCCCCAGCCCCAGCCTTAGCAGCAGAGTGGTACCAAACCTAAACCTCCCAGCCGGGTTCCGCTTCCACCCCACGGACGAGGAGCTCATCGTCCACTACCTCATGAACCAGGTCGCCTCCATCCCCTGCCCCGTCCCCATCATCGCCGAGGTCAACATCTACCAGTGCAACCCTTGGGATCTCCCCG CCAAGGCGGTGTTCGGCAAGAGCGAGTGGTACTTCTTCAGCCCGCGGGACCGCAAGTACCCCAACGGCGCGCGCCCCAACCGCGCCGCCGGGTCGGGCTACTGGAAGGCCACCGGCACCGACAAGGCCATCATGTCCACGCCCACCGGCCAGCATATCGGCGTCAAGAAGGCGCTCGTCTACTACGGCGGCCGGCCGCCCAGGGGCGTCAAGACCGACTGGATCATGCACGAGTACCTTCTCGTCACCGCCGCCGACGGCAAGACGGCCACGGCAGCCAAGCGCAGAGGAGGATCCATGagg CTGGACGACTGGGTGCTGTGCAGGATCCACAAGAAAAGCAACGACTTCCAGTTGCCATCAGATCatcaggagcaggagcaggagggcTCGTCGACGGTGGAGCAAGAATCCCCAAAGCCCGAGCCTCTTGAGCACGACCAGTTCCAGTTCCATCAGACGACGCTGACCAAGTCGTGCTCGCTCACCGACCTGCTCAACAGCATCCACTACTCGGCGCTGTCGCAGATCCTCGACGGCCCAGTTGATGGCAGCGAAGCCCTGCCGCAGCAGAACCCTCCTCTAATCTACCCAACTACAACACATGAAACACACCAAGCACTCAactataacaacaacaacaacttctTGAACAACAACCACTTAATAAGTCTGCCACACACAAACGCAACAGCATGTTCAGCTGATTCTGTCGTTGCTAATAACTGCAACAACGGTGTGAACAAGAGGAAACGGATGACCACGGCCGCCATGAACGACGGCGTTGAGTCCTTCGATTATGGCAGCAACGGTTTCAGTAGCAAACCGAAGGTGCTGCCAACTGATTCAAGGAACAGCAGCCATTTGGGCAGCACGTCCAGCAGCAGCTACTGCAACCAGCAGGTTGTGGACACGAGTGGGTTGTTTCAGCACAGCAGCCTCCTGAGCTACCCATTCCTGGAGATGCAGTAG